The following are from one region of the Tepidamorphus gemmatus genome:
- a CDS encoding SDR family NAD(P)-dependent oxidoreductase, which produces MSGKHALVTGGTRGIGFGVAEALIAAGWTVLATGATREEVAACDAPSGMDVAVLDVTDQTAVANLVAGLDRLDGLVNCAGILMRGQEYDLVNFQRVIDVNLTGTMRMCLACKPLLAASGGAIVNTASMLSFFGGPLVPAYSASKGGVAQLTKALAAHWAGDGIRVNAVAPGWIETGMTQGLREDAAREAAIMARTPMRRWGRPREVGDLVAYLLSDSASFITGSIMPVDGGYAAM; this is translated from the coding sequence ATGAGCGGCAAGCACGCACTGGTGACCGGGGGCACGCGCGGCATCGGCTTCGGCGTCGCGGAGGCGCTGATCGCGGCGGGCTGGACGGTGCTGGCGACCGGGGCGACGCGCGAGGAGGTCGCGGCCTGCGACGCTCCGTCCGGCATGGACGTCGCCGTGCTTGACGTCACCGACCAGACGGCCGTCGCCAATCTCGTCGCCGGGCTCGACCGCCTCGACGGGCTCGTCAACTGCGCCGGCATTCTGATGCGCGGGCAGGAATACGACCTCGTCAACTTCCAGCGCGTCATCGACGTCAATCTGACCGGCACCATGCGGATGTGTCTGGCCTGCAAGCCGCTGCTCGCGGCCAGCGGCGGCGCGATCGTCAACACCGCCTCGATGCTGAGCTTCTTCGGCGGGCCTCTGGTGCCGGCCTACTCGGCATCGAAGGGAGGCGTGGCGCAGCTGACCAAGGCGCTTGCCGCGCACTGGGCCGGCGACGGCATTCGCGTGAACGCGGTCGCGCCGGGCTGGATCGAGACCGGCATGACCCAGGGGCTGCGTGAGGACGCTGCGCGCGAGGCGGCGATCATGGCGCGGACACCGATGCGCCGGTGGGGCCGGCCGCGCGAGGTCGGCGATCTGGTCGCCTATCTGCTGTCGGACTCGGCGAGCTTCATCACCGGCTCGATCATGCCGGTCGACGGCGGCTATGCTGCAATGTGA
- a CDS encoding sugar kinase encodes MQPDIICLGEPMLEFNQQPDGRYLAGHGGDTSNTAIAAARQGARVGYLTHLGADAFGDSFMALWAAEGVDASHVVRRRDAHTGIYFVTHGPEGHVFSYLRAGSAASRMTAADIPADYIAGARILHVSGISQAISDSAADAVFRAIEIARAAGTKVSYDTNLRLKLWPLPRARAIIHAAMRDCDIALPGRDDAEQLTGYSDPDRIADFYLELGAAIVALTLGADGTLVATPAERRRVPARRVQPVDATAAGDTFDGAFLAELVAGRDPFAAAEYANAAAALSTQGYGAVAPMPRREAVQAFLAGDGGGGGRSGEAG; translated from the coding sequence ATGCAACCCGATATCATCTGCCTCGGCGAGCCGATGCTCGAGTTCAACCAGCAGCCGGACGGCCGCTATCTGGCCGGTCACGGCGGCGATACGTCGAACACGGCGATCGCCGCGGCCCGCCAGGGCGCACGGGTCGGCTATCTCACCCATCTCGGCGCCGATGCCTTCGGCGACAGCTTCATGGCGCTGTGGGCGGCCGAAGGCGTCGATGCCTCGCACGTGGTCCGCCGGCGCGACGCCCATACCGGCATCTACTTCGTCACCCACGGCCCCGAGGGCCACGTCTTCAGCTATCTGCGCGCCGGATCGGCGGCGAGCCGGATGACGGCGGCCGACATCCCGGCAGATTACATCGCCGGCGCCAGGATCCTGCATGTGTCGGGCATCAGCCAGGCGATCAGCGACAGCGCAGCGGACGCGGTGTTCCGCGCCATCGAAATCGCCCGAGCCGCAGGCACGAAGGTCTCCTACGACACCAATCTGCGGCTGAAGCTCTGGCCGCTGCCGCGGGCGCGGGCGATCATCCACGCGGCGATGCGCGACTGCGACATCGCCCTGCCCGGCCGGGACGACGCCGAGCAGCTGACCGGCTACAGCGATCCGGACCGGATCGCCGACTTCTATCTCGAACTGGGTGCCGCGATCGTCGCGCTGACGCTCGGCGCGGACGGTACGCTGGTCGCGACACCGGCCGAACGGCGCCGGGTGCCGGCGCGACGCGTGCAGCCGGTCGATGCGACCGCGGCCGGAGATACCTTCGACGGAGCCTTCCTGGCCGAGCTCGTCGCCGGACGCGACCCCTTCGCCGCTGCGGAATACGCCAATGCGGCGGCGGCGCTGTCGACGCAGGGTTACGGCGCAGTGGCGCCGATGCCGCGCCGCGAGGCCGTGCAGGCCTTCCTGGCCGGCGATGGCGGGGGTGGCGGGCGCTCGGGAGAGGCGGGATGA
- the mscL gene encoding large-conductance mechanosensitive channel protein MscL has protein sequence MLSEFREFAVKGNVVDMAVGIIIGGAFGTIVNSLVNDILMPPIGLILGGVDFSSIMTVLKGDGPYPSPEAAKAAGAVTINWGLFINSLISFLIVAWALFLVIKVINRMKAQFEAKKEEVPAAPPRQEVLLEEIRDLLAKRQS, from the coding sequence ATTCTCAGTGAATTTCGCGAATTCGCCGTCAAGGGCAACGTGGTCGACATGGCCGTCGGCATCATCATCGGCGGCGCCTTCGGCACGATCGTCAATTCGCTGGTGAACGATATCCTGATGCCGCCGATCGGGCTGATACTGGGCGGCGTGGACTTCTCCTCGATCATGACCGTCCTCAAGGGCGACGGGCCCTATCCGAGCCCGGAGGCGGCCAAGGCCGCCGGCGCCGTGACGATCAACTGGGGTCTGTTCATCAACTCGCTGATCAGTTTTCTGATCGTCGCCTGGGCCCTGTTCCTGGTCATCAAGGTGATCAACCGCATGAAGGCCCAGTTCGAGGCGAAGAAGGAGGAGGTACCGGCCGCGCCGCCGCGTCAGGAGGTTCTGCTGGAGGAGATCCGCGACCTGCTGGCGAAGCGGCAGTCGTAA
- a CDS encoding response regulator transcription factor has protein sequence MTPQKTIHIVDDDPAVRDALSVVFTLEGYSVCVFSNAADFLGAVRQSVPDCVLLDVHMPGKSGLDVLRELGASDFRAPIFVISGQGDIPMAVRAIKDGAFDFIEKPFDADTVVQRVAEAIAAEDHRPRTGTQRHSFAGAERLTFREMDVLREITSGATNKEAGRRLGISPRTIEVHRARIMEKLGARNTADLVRIVLSGD, from the coding sequence ATGACCCCGCAGAAGACCATCCACATCGTCGACGATGATCCGGCCGTTCGCGACGCGCTCTCCGTGGTCTTCACGCTGGAGGGATACTCGGTGTGCGTCTTCTCCAATGCCGCCGACTTCCTCGGCGCGGTGCGGCAGTCGGTCCCGGACTGCGTGCTGCTGGACGTGCACATGCCCGGCAAGTCGGGGCTCGACGTCCTGCGCGAGCTGGGCGCTTCGGATTTCCGGGCGCCGATCTTCGTGATCAGCGGTCAGGGCGATATTCCGATGGCGGTGAGGGCCATCAAGGACGGCGCGTTCGATTTCATCGAGAAGCCGTTCGATGCCGACACCGTGGTGCAGCGCGTGGCCGAGGCGATCGCGGCGGAGGACCATCGGCCAAGGACCGGTACCCAGCGCCACAGCTTTGCCGGCGCGGAACGGCTGACCTTCCGTGAGATGGACGTCCTGCGCGAGATCACCTCCGGTGCGACGAACAAGGAGGCCGGCCGCCGCCTCGGCATCAGTCCGCGCACCATCGAGGTGCATCGGGCCCGCATCATGGAGAAACTCGGCGCCCGCAACACCGCCGACCTGGTGCGTATCGTCCTGTCGGGCGATTGA
- a CDS encoding pyridoxal phosphate-dependent aminotransferase — translation MNLPQVLHPLIGMIRPEARGAPESGIVEVMNYGRGRPGLIPLWAGEGDLPTPDFICAAAVRSLQAGETFYTWQRGIPELRQALADYHARIYGRRFDHDRFFVTGSGMQAIQTAVRMVAGEGDAVVVPSPGWPNSSAALGIAGARTVDLPMCFTADGWRLDLDRLFDACGPGTRAIFLNSPSNPAGWTASAEELSAILAFARDRGLWIIADEVYGRFCFEGDRAPSFHDVAEPEDAILYVNTFSKNWAMTGWRIGWFEAPPVLGQVIENLVQYSTSGVAAFMQRAAATALADGEDFVAYQLERARRGRAILCDALAATGRVRFAPPAGAFYLFFAIDGEPDVARLGLRLVDEANVGLAPGTAFGAAGAGFMRACFAASEATVAEAARRLAEWLDRTR, via the coding sequence ATGAATCTTCCCCAGGTCCTCCATCCGCTCATCGGCATGATCCGCCCCGAGGCGCGCGGCGCGCCGGAGAGCGGGATCGTCGAGGTGATGAACTACGGCCGCGGCCGGCCCGGGCTGATCCCGCTGTGGGCTGGCGAGGGCGATCTGCCGACGCCGGATTTCATCTGCGCGGCGGCGGTGCGGTCGCTGCAGGCGGGTGAGACCTTCTACACCTGGCAGCGCGGCATCCCGGAGCTCAGGCAGGCGCTCGCCGACTATCACGCGCGCATCTACGGACGCCGGTTCGACCATGACCGCTTCTTCGTCACCGGTTCGGGCATGCAGGCGATCCAGACCGCCGTGCGGATGGTGGCGGGTGAGGGCGATGCGGTGGTGGTGCCCTCGCCCGGCTGGCCCAACTCCTCGGCCGCGCTCGGCATTGCCGGCGCCCGGACGGTGGACCTGCCGATGTGCTTCACCGCGGATGGCTGGCGGCTCGATCTCGACCGGCTGTTCGATGCGTGCGGGCCGGGCACCCGGGCGATCTTCCTCAATTCCCCCTCCAATCCGGCCGGCTGGACCGCGAGCGCCGAGGAACTGTCGGCCATCCTCGCCTTCGCCCGCGACCGGGGACTCTGGATCATTGCCGACGAGGTCTATGGCCGCTTCTGCTTCGAGGGTGATCGCGCGCCGTCGTTCCATGACGTTGCTGAGCCGGAGGATGCGATCCTCTACGTGAACACGTTCTCCAAGAACTGGGCGATGACCGGCTGGCGCATCGGCTGGTTCGAAGCGCCGCCGGTGCTCGGACAGGTCATCGAGAATCTGGTCCAGTACTCGACCTCCGGCGTCGCCGCCTTCATGCAGCGCGCCGCCGCCACCGCGCTCGCGGACGGCGAGGACTTCGTCGCCTACCAGTTGGAGCGGGCACGCCGCGGTCGGGCCATCCTGTGCGACGCGCTGGCCGCGACCGGCCGTGTCCGCTTTGCGCCTCCGGCGGGAGCGTTCTATCTGTTCTTTGCGATCGACGGGGAACCAGACGTCGCCCGGCTGGGCCTCCGGCTGGTTGACGAGGCGAATGTCGGCCTCGCGCCTGGCACCGCCTTCGGCGCCGCCGGCGCAGGCTTCATGCGAGCCTGCTTCGCGGCGAGCGAAGCAACCGTCGCCGAGGCCGCTCGGCGGCTTGCCGAGTGGCTCGACCGCACGCGCTGA
- a CDS encoding response regulator: MFHVVEDDAAVADALVLMLREFDHEVRSYPDAEEFLREARLAGSDTVIVDLALPGMGGGELVRFLETIADPPRVVVISGEPQGELDRHLEGLPKLPVIRKPVDVEDLRRLF; this comes from the coding sequence GTGTTTCACGTCGTTGAGGATGATGCGGCAGTCGCGGACGCGCTCGTGCTGATGCTGCGCGAGTTCGACCACGAGGTCCGGTCGTATCCCGATGCGGAAGAGTTTCTGCGCGAAGCCCGCCTCGCGGGCAGCGACACCGTGATCGTCGACCTCGCCCTGCCGGGCATGGGCGGCGGGGAACTGGTGCGGTTCCTCGAGACGATCGCCGACCCGCCGCGGGTGGTGGTTATCAGCGGCGAGCCGCAGGGCGAGCTCGACCGTCATCTCGAGGGCCTGCCGAAACTTCCGGTGATCCGCAAGCCGGTCGACGTCGAGGACCTGCGCCGCCTGTTCTAG
- a CDS encoding PAS domain-containing sensor histidine kinase, whose protein sequence is MPDRADLPPTVSEARLASVLDTAVFGIIVIDERGRVLMYNKACERMFGWSAAEVIGNNVKMIMPPGYAREHDTYIRNYLSTGVPKIIGIGREVHAQHKDGTIIPIQLAVGEAETPDGRQFIGILRDLRFEIAAMERADALQAQLVRMARINAMDEMGAALAHELNQPLTAVMHYLQAVARAVAKRTGADALPPEIADILGKALVEADRAGKIIHRMRRFVEKREAIRQVVDLGRLIDESIDFTVIGSRAREIRINRVIPSEALYAEVDPVQIQQIMVNLIRNAIDAMKDSEVKELTVRLEPRGAMHTVSVLDSGPGIRHEVLPDLFKAFASSGKQGMGLGLAISKTIAQSHGGDLTVDPGGGGRGACFTLHLPKADPAAAASAARDED, encoded by the coding sequence GTGCCGGACCGCGCCGACCTGCCGCCGACCGTTTCCGAGGCGCGCCTCGCCAGCGTTCTCGACACCGCCGTGTTCGGCATCATCGTGATCGACGAGCGCGGCCGGGTGCTGATGTACAACAAGGCCTGCGAGCGGATGTTCGGCTGGAGCGCCGCGGAGGTCATCGGCAACAACGTCAAGATGATCATGCCGCCCGGCTATGCCCGTGAGCACGACACATACATTCGCAACTACCTGTCCACCGGCGTACCGAAGATCATCGGCATCGGGCGCGAGGTGCACGCCCAGCACAAGGACGGCACCATCATCCCGATCCAGCTGGCGGTCGGGGAGGCCGAGACGCCGGACGGGCGCCAGTTCATCGGCATCCTCCGCGACCTTCGGTTCGAGATCGCCGCCATGGAGCGCGCCGACGCGCTGCAGGCGCAGCTGGTGCGCATGGCGCGGATCAATGCCATGGACGAGATGGGCGCGGCACTGGCGCACGAATTGAACCAGCCGTTGACCGCCGTGATGCACTACCTACAGGCGGTGGCCCGGGCGGTCGCCAAGCGCACCGGAGCGGACGCACTGCCGCCGGAGATCGCCGACATCCTCGGCAAGGCGCTGGTCGAGGCGGATCGGGCCGGCAAGATCATCCATCGCATGCGCCGCTTCGTCGAGAAGCGCGAGGCGATCCGCCAGGTGGTGGATCTCGGGCGCCTGATCGACGAATCGATCGACTTCACGGTCATCGGCAGCCGTGCGCGCGAAATCCGCATCAACCGGGTGATCCCCTCAGAGGCGCTCTATGCCGAGGTCGATCCGGTCCAGATCCAGCAGATCATGGTGAATCTGATCCGCAACGCGATCGACGCCATGAAGGACAGCGAGGTCAAGGAACTGACGGTCCGGCTGGAGCCCCGCGGCGCGATGCATACGGTTTCGGTTCTTGATTCTGGTCCCGGTATCCGGCACGAGGTGCTGCCTGACCTGTTCAAGGCGTTTGCCAGCAGTGGCAAGCAGGGGATGGGACTGGGGCTCGCGATTTCGAAGACGATCGCTCAGAGCCATGGCGGCGACCTGACGGTGGATCCCGGCGGCGGGGGACGCGGTGCCTGCTTCACCCTGCATCTGCCGAAGGCGGACCCCGCCGCCGCGGCTTCGGCGGCGCGGGACGAGGATTGA
- a CDS encoding 2,4'-dihydroxyacetophenone dioxygenase family protein: MPIDKPDQDPMMPYQLPFPADALAEIVVPRAIPDDERVWVPQADNVWFRPLCLNRSQGYWMNLLRVRRSGVLSRHRHPQAVHGLVLRGRWRYLEHDWVAEAGSYVFEPPGETHTLYVPEDVEEMITMFQVNGIMYYVDPWGAAMGYEDVFTKIDMCRRHYEAVGLGAGYTDQFIR, from the coding sequence ATGCCGATCGACAAGCCCGACCAGGATCCGATGATGCCCTATCAGCTGCCGTTCCCGGCCGACGCGCTGGCCGAGATCGTCGTGCCGAGGGCAATCCCGGACGACGAGCGTGTGTGGGTGCCGCAGGCCGACAATGTGTGGTTCCGGCCGCTGTGCCTCAACCGCTCGCAGGGCTACTGGATGAACCTGTTGCGGGTGCGCAGGTCGGGCGTGCTGTCGCGCCATCGTCACCCGCAGGCCGTGCACGGCCTGGTTTTGCGCGGCAGGTGGCGCTACCTCGAACACGACTGGGTCGCCGAGGCAGGTTCCTACGTGTTCGAGCCGCCGGGCGAGACCCATACCCTCTACGTGCCGGAGGACGTGGAGGAGATGATCACCATGTTCCAGGTCAACGGCATCATGTACTACGTCGATCCGTGGGGCGCGGCGATGGGCTATGAGGACGTGTTTACCAAGATCGACATGTGCCGCAGGCACTACGAGGCCGTCGGCCTCGGCGCCGGCTACACCGACCAGTTCATCCGCTAG
- a CDS encoding DUF294 nucleotidyltransferase-like domain-containing protein, with protein sequence MTGASQLARATPLLAVDAVVLDTETTGLDPKEARIVQIGAIGLRGGLLQEAERFETLVDPGVPVPPGATAIHGIGQADLAGAPRFAEIAGKLQAFIGQRVVIGHNIGFDLAVLKREHERAGLVWTPPHVLDTRILGQLAAPRLAAHSLETLAAWLDVEVSGRHTAMGDARVTADIFVRLVPHLRERNIRTLAEAEAACAGLTEVFDAQYRAGWELPVRREGEAISEQALARIDAYPYRHRIRDVMSSPPIRVPGSMPLREALAVLVERKVSSIFVGEPDATDVAEHGILTERDILRALAAHGAAALDRPVADFATPRLESVFDDAYLYRAIGRMARLRIRHLAVSDETGRLVGALSQRDLLRLRADDAVALGDEIDSAGTVNELAAAWARLPVVARGLVAEGVDGRDVAGVISRELCALTRRAAVIAEIRMEEAGRGAPPVDYALLVLGSGGRGESLLAADQDNAIVYADPAPADAAAVDDWFATFGGHVADILHASGVPYCKGGVMARNAEWRASASDWRRRIAGWVRRSRPQDLLNVDIFFDLRPVYGNARMARDLWTYAYDQGRQSADFAKLLAEAAGTFHPPLTFFGGLRTENGRIDLKKGGLFTIVANARLLSIRHHVLERSTKARLQGLAALGIGSAPDLERLIGTHALLLQLMLDQQIADVDAGEPPSNRVDPGRLSRARVEELKRALSSLGTIDHMVRDLMFA encoded by the coding sequence ATGACGGGCGCAAGCCAGCTTGCACGTGCCACGCCACTCCTCGCGGTGGATGCGGTGGTGCTCGACACCGAGACGACCGGCCTCGATCCGAAGGAGGCACGCATCGTCCAGATCGGCGCCATCGGGCTTCGCGGCGGACTGCTGCAGGAGGCCGAACGGTTCGAGACCCTCGTCGATCCGGGCGTGCCGGTGCCCCCCGGCGCGACGGCGATCCACGGTATCGGGCAGGCGGATCTGGCGGGGGCCCCGCGCTTCGCCGAGATCGCCGGCAAGCTGCAGGCCTTTATCGGGCAGCGGGTGGTGATCGGCCACAACATCGGCTTCGATCTTGCGGTCCTGAAGCGCGAGCACGAGCGCGCCGGCCTAGTCTGGACGCCGCCGCACGTCCTCGACACCCGCATCCTCGGCCAGCTCGCGGCACCGCGGCTGGCGGCCCACTCGCTCGAGACGCTGGCAGCCTGGCTCGATGTCGAGGTCAGCGGCCGGCACACCGCCATGGGCGACGCGCGGGTCACCGCCGACATCTTCGTCCGGCTCGTCCCCCATCTGCGCGAGCGGAACATCCGCACGCTTGCCGAGGCGGAGGCGGCCTGCGCCGGGCTGACGGAGGTGTTCGACGCACAGTACCGGGCCGGCTGGGAGCTGCCGGTACGGCGCGAGGGAGAGGCGATCTCCGAGCAGGCACTGGCGCGGATCGACGCCTATCCCTATCGCCACCGCATCCGAGACGTGATGAGCTCGCCGCCGATCCGCGTACCCGGTTCGATGCCGCTGCGCGAGGCACTCGCGGTGCTGGTCGAGCGCAAGGTGAGCTCGATCTTCGTCGGCGAACCCGACGCCACCGACGTCGCCGAGCACGGCATCCTTACCGAGCGCGACATCCTGAGGGCGCTGGCTGCCCACGGCGCAGCCGCGCTCGACCGGCCGGTGGCCGACTTCGCGACGCCGCGCCTCGAGTCGGTCTTCGACGATGCCTACCTCTACCGGGCGATCGGCCGGATGGCGCGGCTGCGCATCCGCCATCTGGCGGTCTCCGACGAGACCGGCCGCCTCGTCGGCGCGCTCAGCCAGCGCGATCTGCTGCGGCTGCGGGCCGACGACGCCGTGGCGCTCGGCGACGAGATCGACAGTGCCGGCACCGTGAACGAGCTCGCGGCGGCCTGGGCACGGCTGCCGGTGGTGGCGCGCGGCCTGGTCGCCGAAGGCGTCGACGGGCGCGATGTCGCCGGCGTGATCAGCCGTGAACTATGCGCGCTGACTCGCCGCGCCGCAGTGATCGCCGAGATCCGGATGGAGGAGGCAGGGCGCGGCGCACCGCCCGTCGACTATGCGCTGCTGGTGCTCGGTTCCGGCGGTCGCGGCGAAAGCCTGCTGGCGGCCGACCAGGACAATGCGATCGTTTACGCGGACCCCGCTCCGGCCGACGCGGCTGCGGTGGATGACTGGTTCGCGACGTTCGGCGGCCATGTTGCCGACATCCTGCACGCCTCCGGCGTGCCCTACTGCAAGGGTGGAGTGATGGCGCGCAATGCCGAGTGGCGCGCCTCGGCCAGCGACTGGCGACGCCGCATCGCCGGGTGGGTGCGGCGATCGCGGCCGCAGGATCTGCTCAACGTCGACATCTTCTTCGACCTGCGGCCGGTCTACGGAAATGCCCGCATGGCCCGCGATCTGTGGACCTACGCCTATGATCAGGGCCGCCAGTCAGCCGACTTCGCCAAGCTGCTGGCGGAGGCCGCCGGTACCTTCCACCCGCCGCTGACCTTCTTCGGGGGTCTCAGAACCGAGAACGGCCGGATCGACCTGAAGAAGGGCGGCCTGTTCACCATCGTTGCCAACGCCCGGCTGCTGTCGATCCGCCACCATGTGCTCGAACGCTCGACGAAGGCGCGACTGCAGGGGCTCGCCGCGCTCGGCATCGGCTCGGCCCCGGATCTCGAACGTCTGATCGGAACCCATGCACTGCTGCTGCAACTCATGCTCGACCAGCAGATCGCCGACGTCGACGCCGGCGAGCCGCCGAGCAACCGGGTCGATCCGGGCCGGCTGTCGCGCGCCCGCGTCGAGGAACTGAAGCGCGCCCTGTCGTCACTCGGTACCATCGACCACATGGTGCGCGACCTGATGTTCGCCTGA